Within the Rhodothermales bacterium genome, the region CGTCCCGTTGATGATAAACGGGCGCAGCATAATCGGGCCGGCGGCAACGACTTGCAGCGTTTCTCGTTGAGCGCCGGCAGAGGTCGGGCGGGGCTGGATCTCCTGAGCGTCGGCCACGCGCAGCGTGGACCCGGCCAACCAGCACAGTAGGAAAAACAGGCGCAGCGGCATGATATCTTCGGAGAAGGTGGCCGACGGCGCGCTAGTGAAGGTCCAGGCGGTACAGAGCGCGTTTCGTCAACGCATACACGCCGGCCGCGCTCCAGGCCATGTCGACGATGGGTTCGCCGAGGTCGACGGCGTATTCCGCTTCGCGATGCCCGCGCGCGTGATACCGAACGACGCGATCTTGCTCGAATACCATCAGCTCCTCTCCCCAGACCTCGAGCCCGATCGCATCGCCGGCGGGGTCGAGGGCCATCAGCCGTTCGAATCCCCCCAGAAAATCGTACACCATCACGGCGCCGCGCCCGATATCCAGCACAAACAGGGTCCGCTGCGCCTGATCCAGAGCCAGCGCTACAGGCTCTATGAGTGCGCCGTCGCCGGCGTCATAGCCGCCGATCTCGCGCTCGAAGTTGCGCTCGCGATCCCACTTCAGCACCACGTGCCGGTCCACATCCACGACAAATGTCTCTTCGGCGTGGCTGGTTCGGACGGCGATGGGCCGGCCCTGTCCGGAGGAGCCACCCTGCTCCTGTTTTCGGTAGGAGGTATAGCCGCCGGCCTCCGCTCCCGCCTCGCGCCGATCCACCGGGAGCGATTCAAGGAACAGGAATTCGCGGGAGAAGCGCTGGATGCGGCCGTTGCCGGCGTCGGCGACGACGAGGACGAGTCCGTTGGTGGGGTCGATGTCGGCCAGGCCATCGAACTGCCCGGCCTCCGAGCCGCGGCCCCCGAGGCGGCGCTCGTCCGGCAGATGGTTGCGAAGCGTCACAATGGCCTCGCGGGCCCCTTCGACGACATACACCACGCCGGCGGGGTCCACCGCCACGGCCCGCGCGTCGACGAATGGGGCGATGAGGCGGGGAGCATCGGTAGGAGCCGGCTGGGCATAGGCGCCGACACCGACAGCCGAAAGAAGGAGCGACGCCACCCCCTTCCAGCACCGATCACGCCAGCCGCGCGAGCCCTTTTTTGCCAATGTCGGTTCGATAATGCGCGCCCTCGAAATGAATCCAGGAGACGCCGGCGTACGCCTGGTTGAGCGCATCCGCCAGCGACGGGCCGGCGCCCGTGACAGCCAGTACGCGCCCGCCGGCTGTTACGATCCGCCCGGACTCATCGCGGCGGGTGCCGGCGTGAAAAACGAGTGCGTCGGCCAGGCGGCCGTCGATGTCGAGGCCCTCGATGGGGAGGTCCTTCGGATAGTCGCCGGGA harbors:
- a CDS encoding phosphoribosylglycinamide synthetase C domain-containing protein produces the protein MNAEGAPFKGFLYVGLMIDERGPRVVEYNCRLGDPEAQVVLPLLASDFLELVLAGAQGRISSSPARLAAGAAACVILAAPGYPGDYPKDLPIEGLDIDGRLADALVFHAGTRRDESGRIVTAGGRVLAVTGAGPSLADALNQAYAGVSWIHFEGAHYRTDIGKKGLARLA